ATCCTCATAGACCTTGGTTGTATCCAATGTATTCAGTATACATAACAAATAGATAGACAGATATATGTATGTGCGTATGACCCCTCCCCGAAGAACGAGTCAACTTCCAAAGGGACTCACTCATCCATCGGCCCTCACCAGCTCCCGTAGCCAACATGATGTCCCTCTTTACTCTCGCCCTCTgggccctcgccctcctcgcacccgtcctcggcgccgaggtggtTCCCCGCGCGACCTTCACCGAGGTGACGAACTACGGGTCCAACCCGACGGGCACACGCATGTGGCTGTACGTGCCGCGCAACCTCGCGGCGAAgccggccgtcgtcgtgggcaTCCACTGGTGCAGCGGCAGCGCGCAGGCCTACTACCAGGGCAGCATGTGGGCGACCAACGCGGAGAAGTACGGGTACATCGTCATCTACCCGCAGACGCCCTACACGCGCGACAACTGCTGGGACGTGGCGAGCAAGATGACGCTGacgcacggcggcggcggcgcgagcaactccatcgccaacatggtaagcttcgtcgtcgcgcaGTACGGCGCCGACACGAGCCGCGTGTTTGCGACGGGCATCTCGTCTGGGGCCATGATGACGGTAAGTCTGGCAAAGTCccgagagtgagagtgagggtgaAAGTGAGGGTGAAagtgagggtgagagtgagagtgaacGTGAGAGTGAAcgtgagagtgagagtgagagaaaggATGAAGAGTcagagtgagagaaagagtgAAAACTGATTCATTGTGTGTACAACCTTGCGTAGAACGTTCTCGCCGCGACATACCCcgacgtcttcgccgccggcatcgcctACGCGGGCGTCCCCGCCGGCTGCTTCATGTCGGTGGACGACATCCCCGACTTCTGGAACTCGACGTGCTCGACGGGCCAGTCCATCTGgacgcagcagcagtgggccaacgtcgtcaaggacatgTACCCGGGCTACGCGGGGCCGCGGCCCAAGATGCAGATCTACCACGGgtcggcggacgaggcgctCAACGTGCAGAACTACTACGAGACCATCAAGCAGTGGACGGGCGTGTTCGGCTactcgacgacgcccgtATCGGAGACGGCCAACTACCCGCGCAGCCCGTACACCAAGTACGTGTTTGGGGACAAGCTGCAGGTGAGTTGAATTGatcgaagggggggggggttgagggGAGGCGGTGAAGACAAGAGGAGAGGACGTGGAGTGAAAAGGCTGACGACGATGGCTCATGCGTAGACCTtcctgggcgccggcgtgTCGCACTCGATCGACGTGTTTTGGGAAGAGGACCTCAAGTGGTTCGGCTTCGTGGTAAGAGAGTTTCTGATCTGTTCACAAGACGACGACTGGAAGGGACTCTGACCTTGGTGGTGCAGACACCGgtgagctcctcgtcggttccgacgccgacggcgacgacaccTCCCGTGACCACGAGCCGCGCATCGACGACGCTGGTCGtcagcacgacgacgacggccaggacgacgacgacgacgacctcggcggccgggggaTCGGGGACGTCGCCGCAGTGGGGGCagtgcggcggcatcgactgGAAGGGCCCGACGACGGTGAGTTGATGAGAGCTGACGAGAGAGTTGTTGGGGAGTTCTGGGCGCTGACTTCTGATGGGGTAACCAGTGCGCGAGTCCGTTCAAGTGTGTCAAGATCAACGACTGTAAGTGACGGAGCGATGCGTCTCTTGATGGGCGCACACGTACTGACGATGGCATAGGGTACTCGCAGTGTCAGtagatgacgacgacgacgacgacgaagtgGACGACGAAGTGGACGGATGTGTTGAGGCCATGTTGATGCAAAGTCTCAGGGTTGAGGGTAGAACGCGAGGAATGTGATGGGAGAAAGCGCGCAGTCTGTTTTCAGTCGAGGCATCTTCACTCATTTGGACTACTTCCAGAACCCGTAATGAAAACACGAAGCGAATATGTTCATGAGCCGAACATGAGTTCCTCACTCTCTGTCTTTCACACACGATTCTGCTCGCAGGTGGATGAAACGAAGATTTGTCCGGAATGCGACGACTTCTGCAAGCGGTTGTTGGCGGTTGactttccttttttcttcttcttctttttttccttaCCGTGAATGCATGTCACCGAGTCCCGGTCTCGGAAAGAttcagagagagaaagagacctTTCCGTGATTCCATGAGACAAGGTGCATTCCAGCGGGAAAAAGCAAAGACGTGTCTCgggaaagagaggagaggtctaggtctcggtctcggggGGTGAAGAAACACGGGCTTTGTATACTATGATGCATGTACCGGCTGAAAATGAGACGTATTCAATCTCGAGAGCTGCAGGTTGTCACAGAGTAAAGAATAGAGCGGTGGTCAATGATGGAAACCCCACGTGCGCCTCGAGATGTCCGTGTTTGGTCGCCTCTtgtcctcctcatcctcccccTGTTGACCGGACAATCACGTGATGCTCACCGCAGGTTCCCGTCGGAGAAGCTCCGATTTGGTTTTCCCCATGTCCCATGTCTCTCCCCATCCTCTCGGGCTCCTTTGCATCTCGCTTCTGCTTAGTGCAGGACGGGGGGGGTGTTTTCAGGGTTCTCTTCGGTGGCGTCATGCCGCGGCCCCGCCTGGTTCACTGAATTCATTACAAAGAGCAACTTTCAAGTCTCGTCTCGTAAGAGGATTACTCTCGAAATGCGGCaattgtgtgtgtgagtgagagagagagacagagggtGAAACCCAACAGAGCCTAGAAGAGCCGTGTCAACTCAGAGACAGTTGTCTAGGACACGCGCACACCCCCCTCTTCACTCCAGGATGACGAGCCGTCTCAGTCTGCTGCAGATTCGATTCGGGCAAACGTGATCCAATGTCTCGCCCCGTCTCACTTTTGAGCAACAGAGAGACAGCGAGAGAGTGTCAGcgtgtgagtgagagagagagagagagagagagtgggagaAAAAAAGCGAGACAACCCCGGGCTAAGCCTCTCACCGCCACAgatggccttcttctcccgaagctccctccctcactcgtctctcccccttccattGACCAAACAGACGCCAGCAAAACAACCAAAACACCCTTGGACGCTTCTCCACCGTCGATCCGAAACCTGGCCGTCCCGTCGCCAACTCACGGCGCTTGCCCTGCGGACTGACGTAAGGACTGCAGagtccccctccctccccccagtCCAGACAGTTCTCCTGCTTCTGCAGTAGGCTCTCTTGGGCCTAGCTTTTCAGTCTTGCAGCGGGAATCCATGTCTTTGCGgcgtcttttttttttctctcctttctCTTGTGTACCCCTGTAGGAGGAGGACCTCTCACCTCTCAGTCTCGGCTCGTTggttcctcggcggcgtctccAACTCTGtcaccctcctccacccccgCGATAGATCATGACTTTGCCCACGCAGCCAGGTTCTGGGAGATTCTCGTATTCTCCGCTCAGACACGGCCCATCCACCCAAGTATCGTCCTATCTTTGGGAACTatcctctctctgtcttctcgttctctctctctctcacacacacactacCACACACAGACACTCCTATCCACCCCCATCACCCATGCACGAAAATCCGCAGCGGGGACCGCAAGCGGCTCAAGCTTCGTTAAAGCGAGAGTCGGCCTGAGCTCCTCTTGAAAAAACAACAAAACGTTGAAGCATTTCGGCGTCTTCCCAGTTTCTGTCCATCCCACGATCCCATGACCAAAGCTGCGACTGCATCTTCGTAACGTGGTTTGCTCTTTAATGCGTAtggcccctcctccccctcatcatcatcaccactctcatcttctcctaTTTCTACCGAGTACTACATTGAGACCTTACACAAGTCCCGGGGTCTAAGCTTTTCTCTACCTGTATTTGTTTTATTTTAAGCGGGGGTTGTTGTCTCCAATTTCTCTCTCCCTGGAAGTATCGCCACCGCAACATCACCATCCAAACATCCTGAacacatcaccaccaccatcatgTCCGACACAACTCCATCGTCTTCGGACGAGCGGCTACgcaccgccgtcatcgcGAACCATCTCCCGCCCGGCTACGGCACCAgcttcgacggcgtccgCACCCTGTCCAACGGCGACCTGACGCGCCAGACCTCCAACTCGGCCCCGAACCTCCCCGCGACCAGCAGGCCCAATAACGatcacgacgacgacgacgaccacgacgacaagaccgcCGAGCAACAGGAAGAGGCCtcgtccctcctcctccccggcggcgacatcCACCGCGACCTCTTCAAGATCTCGGCCCGCGAGCAGGGCGTCAAGCGAGCCCAGACCTTCTCCCACCCGCGCCGCACCGAGTCCGGCCACGAGTCCGACctgccggccgcctcggACATGCTCATGCCCCAGGGCTTCCGCCGCCAGTTCGTCATGCAGAAGCGCGGCTTCACGGCCGCCAACCTGCCCATCACGCGCAACTTtgtcgagttcctcgacTTCTACGGCTCcttcgccggcgaggacctggccgactcggacgaggaggccatcgagaccgacgacgaagaggacaacgacggtgacgacgacgaagagtcGCGGCGCCAACGACCCCGTCGTCCCCCGACCGAGACCCGgcccctcctcggccggcgccggtccTCGCGGTTCGCGcgcaaggccggcgacgcctcCACCACAAAGACCTTCTTCACGACGCTCAAGGCCTTCATCGGCACGGGCATCATGTTCCTGCCCAAGGCCTTCAAGaacggcggcatcctctTCTCTTCGCTGAccatgctcgtcgtcgccgccgtctccatgGCCGCCTTCCACCTGCTCCTCCAGTGCCGCGCCCGCTACGGCGGCGGAtacggcgacctcggccacggcaTCTCCGGGCCGCGCCTGCGttccctcatcctcgcctcCATCACCCTCTCCCAGATCGGCTTCGTCTGCAccggcctcgtcttcgtcgccgacaacTGGTTCTccttcctcgaggccgtcactGGCGGCGCCAACCCGCTCGGCTCGAccgccctcatcgccctgcaggccctcgtcatcgtcccgCTCGCCTTCATCCGCAACATCTCCAAGCTGGggcccgccgccctgctggccgacgtcttcatcgtcgtcggcgtcgcctaCATCTGGTGGTACGACATCGCGGCCCTCGCCACCCGCGGCATGGACCCCTCCGTCCGCCTCTTCAACCCGAGCTCCTACACCCTCACCATCGGCGCCTCCATCTTCACCTTTGAGGGCATCGGCCTCATCATCCCCATCCAGGCCAGCATGAAGAAGCCCGAGCATTTTgagccgctgctggccgGCGTCATGCTGCTCATCACCTGCGTCTTCAcctccgtcggcgccctctGCTACGCCACCTTTGGCGACCGCACAAAGATCGAAATCATCGACAACTACCCGCAGGATAGCcgcctcgtcaacgccgtccAGTTCATGtacgccctcgccgtcctcgtcggcaaccCCGTCCAGCTGTTCCCGGCCATGCGCATCCTCGAGGGCAAGATCTTTGGCCACCGCTCCGGGAAGAAGGACCTGTTGACCAAGTGGAAGAAGAACGCCTTCCGCacggccctcgtcgccgtgtGCATCGGCGTGTCCATTGCCG
The DNA window shown above is from Colletotrichum destructivum chromosome 2, complete sequence and carries:
- a CDS encoding Putative Cellulose-binding domain, fungal, esterase, PHB depolymerase, alpha/Beta hydrolase, which produces MMSLFTLALWALALLAPVLGAEVVPRATFTEVTNYGSNPTGTRMWLYVPRNLAAKPAVVVGIHWCSGSAQAYYQGSMWATNAEKYGYIVIYPQTPYTRDNCWDVASKMTLTHGGGGASNSIANMVSFVVAQYGADTSRVFATGISSGAMMTNVLAATYPDVFAAGIAYAGVPAGCFMSVDDIPDFWNSTCSTGQSIWTQQQWANVVKDMYPGYAGPRPKMQIYHGSADEALNVQNYYETIKQWTGVFGYSTTPVSETANYPRSPYTKYVFGDKLQTFLGAGVSHSIDVFWEEDLKWFGFVTPVSSSSVPTPTATTPPVTTSRASTTLVVSTTTTARTTTTTTSAAGGSGTSPQWGQCGGIDWKGPTTCASPFKCVKINDWYSQCQ
- a CDS encoding Putative amino acid transporter, transmembrane domain-containing protein — encoded protein: MSDTTPSSSDERLRTAVIANHLPPGYGTSFDGVRTLSNGDLTRQTSNSAPNLPATSRPNNDHDDDDDHDDKTAEQQEEASSLLLPGGDIHRDLFKISAREQGVKRAQTFSHPRRTESGHESDLPAASDMLMPQGFRRQFVMQKRGFTAANLPITRNFVEFLDFYGSFAGEDLADSDEEAIETDDEEDNDGDDDEESRRQRPRRPPTETRPLLGRRRSSRFARKAGDASTTKTFFTTLKAFIGTGIMFLPKAFKNGGILFSSLTMLVVAAVSMAAFHLLLQCRARYGGGYGDLGHGISGPRLRSLILASITLSQIGFVCTGLVFVADNWFSFLEAVTGGANPLGSTALIALQALVIVPLAFIRNISKLGPAALLADVFIVVGVAYIWWYDIAALATRGMDPSVRLFNPSSYTLTIGASIFTFEGIGLIIPIQASMKKPEHFEPLLAGVMLLITCVFTSVGALCYATFGDRTKIEIIDNYPQDSRLVNAVQFMYALAVLVGNPVQLFPAMRILEGKIFGHRSGKKDLLTKWKKNAFRTALVAVCIGVSIAGSANLDRFVALIGSFACVPLVYIYPPYLHYKGIAETKKQKIFDIALMALGFVGMVYTTGITLATSFL